A window of the Lagopus muta isolate bLagMut1 chromosome 1, bLagMut1 primary, whole genome shotgun sequence genome harbors these coding sequences:
- the LOC125688417 gene encoding regucalcin, which produces MSSVKIECIGSDRYRLGESPVWDEKENSLLYVDIAGRKVCRWDAASGQVQAVSMDAPVSSVALRKSGDYVITLGTKFAALKWKEQLVTPIAHVDRDKAKNRFNDGKVDPAGRYFAGTMAEEIRPAVLEPRQGSLYTLCPDHSVVKHFDQVDISNGLDWSLDHKTFFYIDSLTYSVDAFDYDLQTGKIGNRRSVYKVEKEENIPDGMCIDTEGKLWVACYNGGRVIRLDPETGKRIQTVKLPADKTTSCCFGGRDYSEMYVTSASDGMDRERLSQQPQAGGVFKITGLGVKGIPPYPFAG; this is translated from the exons ATGTCCTCCGTTAAGATCGAGTGTATCGGGAGTGACCGATACAGGCTCGGGGAGTCTCCGGTGTGGGATGAGAAGGAGAACTCGCTGCTGTACGTGGACATCGCGGGCAGGAAGGTGTGCCGCTGGGATGCGGCCAGCGGGCAGGTGCAGGCTGTGTCCATGG ATGCTCCAGTGAGCTCTGTGGCTCTTCGGAAGTCGGGGGATTATGTCATCACACTGGGAACCAAGTTTGCtgctttgaaatggaaagagcAATTGGTAACCCCCATTGCTCATGTGGACAGAGATAAAGCAAAGAACCGATTCAACGATGGGAAAGTAGATCCTGCAGGGAGGTATTTTGCAG GTACGATGGCTGAAGAGATTCGACCCGCAGTGCTGGAGCCTCGCCAGGGCTCCCTGTACACGCTCTGCCCTGACCACTCTGTGGTGAAGCACTTTGATCAGGTGGACATTTCCAATGGGCTGGACTGGTCGCTGGATCACAAAACCTTCTTTTACATTGACAGCTTGACCTACTCAGTGGATGCCTTTGATTATGATCTCCAAACTGGAAAAATTG GCAACCGTAGGAGTGTATACAAAGTGGAAAAAGAGGAGAACATTCCTGATGGGATGTGCATTGATACAGAAGGCAAACTCTGGGTAGCTTGCTACAATGGTGGGAGAGTGATTCGCCTTGATCCTGAGACAG gaaaaagaATCCAGACGGTGAAGCTTCCTGCTGACAAGACAActtcctgctgctttggagGAAGGGATTATTCAGAGATGTATGTGACTTCAGCCAGCGATGGGATGGATAGAGAGCGGCTCTCACAGCAGCCACAGGCTGGTGGGGTTTTCAAG attACTGGGCTTGGGGTGAAAGGAATCCCACCATACCCATTTGCGGGTTAG